The Osmia bicornis bicornis chromosome 16, iOsmBic2.1, whole genome shotgun sequence genome includes the window GTAAAAAGACTTTGTGAAAAACAATTGAAAAGCATATTTTTCCATTAATAAAAGTGATATTCATGAAATGGAAAATACGTCATAAATGCATTAGTTATTAATATTCAGCAACTATTTTATACGACGATTAAACTATTGTTTATTCTCTCCACTGTGAACAACGTACatattgaaattatagaaGATAATATGCTATAACTGcaaaatgttatataatttatatataaaatttaatgtaaaatacaAATTCTGTACATATgcattacatatttttaatatatttaaaattgtttaaaccaagtttttttaaatactatagtgatcattataaaaatattaataattttaatcaactgctgattcttcttctgtaactttctttttctgaataatattagaaaatttctttaattttgcTACAAAAAATCCATCCATATTATGTACATGCGGATAAAATCGTTTGGTTAATTTTAACGAAGGATGAAATCTGTATTGCCTGTAACTTGTGAAACCTTCGGTACCAAATTCTAAACCAGTGGGTATTAACTTAACGTCACGTTTCCTAAGAGCATAATCGATAACCCATTCGTTTTCTTCCGGGAGAATCGAACACGTAGAATAAACGATAATTCCACCAGATTCCGAACGCGCATTAGCGCAGTCTATAGCTGCTAAAAGTAATTCTCTTTGTAATGTACAACAACGTTGTATGTCCACTTCGTCTTTATTCGTTTTAACGCTAGGATCTTTTGATACAACTCCAGTACCAGTACACGGTGCATCTAATAAAACCCTATCAAAGCCTTTAATAATCTGAAAATAgcataatttcattaatatacttatacatGGAACATTTATGTACAGTGGGTCcaaaaagtatttttacacCATTTAAAACAGAGTACCTTGTTTAAAATCgaaccaaatgacttgaggtttcttgagaagctatacaaattaatttactaagatatgtgctgttgtcgttttaaaaaattacaatttgtcgaaatcgggaaaaaaatagtgaaaggcaattttttaatttttttatctgATTGTGAgtttgcaatgaaaatttaaaatatgacatttgtaaatttaaatcaagACTAGTCACATTCTAGTAACTTCTAGTAACTTCTAAGGGcaatctcgatgaaattttcaatttgaatctacgaaagacatactttaaattttcattataggcttacataaaaaagttgaaaaattacccttcattattttttcccccgatttcaacaaattgtaattttttaaaacgacaaaatcacatatcttagtaaattaatttgtatagcttctcgaTAAACCCTAAGTCATTTGGTTCAATTTTAAACGTGGTACTCTGTTTTAAATGgtgtacaaatattttttgaacCCACTGTATATGATACGTACCGATGGTAACTTTCGTCCATCATGAGTGGAAACTACAGAATTCACAATGCCGAGTCGGTGGAAATTACCGACAACGGCCTTTattctttctacgttcacatCATTTGAAAACAGTACACCCGTGTTTTTCATAAGCGCTGCTATGTGCGACGATTTTCCGCCGGGTGCAGCGCACATGTCGAGAATCCTTTCGTTCTCCTTGGGTTCTAAAGCCATTACGGGTAGGAAACTAGATGCTCCTTGTAGAATGTAATGTCCGGCTAGATACTCTGGTGTTGCACCCATTGGAACTTGCGAAGAGTATACCACTAATCCAATTTTTGTCCATTTCCCTATAGGATCTAAATTGACCCCTCTGTTGATTAGAGCCTAAAATAACATTCGATGATATAAAtgtgaaatataatatatttatctcGCATTTTCTGGAATATATACTTCAGCTAAATCCCGACGGCGTGTTCTTAATGTATTCGCTCGTAGCGTCATAGGTCTTTGAACCTCGCTCGCTTCCAAAAATTCTAACAATTCGTCTAGGGGAAATATTTGCATCAACTTCTccattaagaaattattatagctataatatgtacataaaTCTTTTCTCAACAGGTCCATGTATTCCGAACGAGACCTAAAGCAAAggtaaaatatcatttttatgaaacatctttgtaaaaaaatACCCCAAATTCGGACGTACCTATTAACATCACGCAATCTCTTAAAATCAGATAGTATCATAACAACATCTTTTATACGTTGTTGCACATCTTTAAGACTGGTAACATTTTCGAGTTCTTCTTCAGtgggaaaattaaatataaactgtTGCGACATCATATCAGTCATTTCTTCTTCAgctaattttctaaaaaaaaaaaaaataaattagaattagGATTATTAAGTTTAACCTAATAGGAAATCTTCCTTACTGTTCTTtttgttgtttcttttttaatctcTTATTTGCTTTCTCTATAGGAAGTAAATCATCGTCATCTTCTActgcttcttcttcatcttgaTCCATTTCCTCATTTTCATCAGATTCATCACTACCGTTATATTCTTTATTATCTTCAGCTGCATCACTTTCATCCGCAGCATCACTTTCATCCTCTACATCGCTGTCCATCAACTTCATCTTCGTACTTTTTGacttctttttgttttccattGTTTCTTCATCAGATATGTTACTATCATTGTCAAATTGCATTTGTTCATTTTCATCGCTTTCATTGTCATTCGcaaatgataccacattaggaggtttcttcttctttttcagcTGTTTAGAATTGTCCTTGAGGTTCTAGTTTAACGCAAAAAAATCTGTTAATAATATCAATACATAATATTCAACTGACAAATGAAAAAGcttacatttttctttacaatatcttttgcttttttctgtttcttctgTAACTCTTTTAGGTTTTGCTTCTTCGACAATCGTTTTTTTACACGTTGCTTTTGCCTATGGCTCaagattttttcttcttttactgTAACAAAGAATTATGTAGCTTAcatttcaatataaaataaacagcttataaataaatagagcTGCAATTTTCATTACCTAATACTCCTTTTGGAAATGTTGGGTCTCCCTGTTTCTTTGCCTTTCTTCCAGGACCTTTTGGAACAACTGTTTCATCAAACTTCGCTTTTCGCCCCATTTTGGTATTTTACTCAGCAATTAGTAACAAAACTACTTAAATAAAGCAAACAAATTTGTAattctttatatattttaattaactaatTAGTTTATACATTTCTTATTATAcctaaatttttcaaaacgaaCACGTGAATTATAACCAATTCACTCTATTTACAGTAGTTTGAACATGTGtgtgtatatttttcattcaatgCTACCAACTCCCAAGAAAGGGGTTTggatgaaaattataaatgtcCCTATAAAGGTTGAAGGAATTTTTTAACGATACACGTGCTTTGTAAAAGATGTTTGTTAACTTATAATGTCATCTTCTGGATAGAATATACAAGTCTTAAAAGAAAATGGGGATAACTAAACAAGAAGTGCATCGTCCTGGTTCATTGAAACAAACAAATAAAGCGCATAAAACTGGTAGACACCGAAGTAAAGGTTCTATAAGTAGCGAGGTTAAAGGTAAGGTTATTTATCACTAGATtgataaattcaatttgactcatttacgattttattgctatacatatagaaaaacataaataatttttttaaaaacatatattggtttttaatagaattatgaaatgtatataaatacTAATTCCTTCCCCTCCCCACTCCTTAGTTCCAAAAATCCATATGTGTTATTCCTACATTTCTTCTATTGTGGACATTTACTACAGGGTgctattataaatatataattttgaagGGATATATTGTTTCGCTTTTGGCCTTGAAAAAGGTCGAGTTCTTTTAAGTTTCAAAGAAAGTAATTATTAACCCACTAGTTGCCACGATCACCCACGATCCCCATTTGGGGATTTTTGAATTTTACGTACACCACTTGGCGCCAAAAATATGCATATATATAACTTATCCGgccaaaaatttcaaaaaaaaaaaatttggcAGTTAATGAATTAAGCATAGATGTTcctgttttaaatttttcgtAGCCCCGAAGAGGTATTTTAAAGAAAGTATGCTTTTTTCCAAAACATACTTAGAATAAAAATGCGCAAAAAAGTATTAAGTGGTTCCTAGAAATCTGTCCAAGCACCGTTTCAATgtctatataaaaatataaattgctACAGCATATGACATATGTTGTATTACAGCCATAAGTAACATAACACAGTTcaagaatataaatttattaattgatttctGCAATTGTTTTCATTTGACATCAATAGTGGTGTCAACCATGGAAACAAATGACTGTTTCTTATTGCTCTGCACTGCAATGAAACACGTTGGCATCCGAGTTGCATCGAAGTTGTcacagtgaagttggctacacattgactaacacattcacgccgcgtcggtgtgCACTTGGAGGGGGGACGGCCTATGTTAAAAAATAGGCAGGCCCCCCTCCCCGTGCACCTCGCCCGTTGGCTCACCGACGCAGCGTGAATGTGTTAATGAatgtgtagccaacttcactgcgacaacttcgatccAAAGCCATTAAAATGTTGTCCGCAAAGGACGAACGTTTACTTCAAAAAGGTGCTATTATTGCACTCCACAAAGCTGGAAACAGCAATGTGGAAATTGCAAAAATAGCCCAGTGTTCGGTTCGTACCGTTCAAAGATATGTAGTAAGGTATTCCGTTTATGGTACCGAAGGACTGGTGGACTTGCGTCAACTAAACAGAGGTAAGCGATACACGACCGAGGAAGAAGATAAGCTGATAGTCGGTAAGATTGAAGAACATCCCTTTCAGACCGTGGTGAACATTACCGCAGATTTGAATATAGGAAGGTCAAAGTACATTATCTATAGACGTATGCGAGTGGCCGGTCAGCACTCCCGCCGGGGGTAGGTGCAGTTGCTGCAAAGACATCGCGATGACCGCGTTGGATTTGCATTGCAGCATGTATCTGCATCACAGGCTGAATGGGATTGCACAATCTTTACCGACGAAAAAGTATTTTCTTAAGCCTCGGATCGCGTGCTCCATGTTTGGAGGCCCCAAAGGGCCTCTAGGTTTGACTAGAAATATGTTTCTCAATGTAGGGAGAGTGGGCGCATCACGTGTGGCTTTTGGGTTTAGGTAATTCCACATGGTCCTGGAGAGCTGGTAGAAGTATCAATCATAGCGTCAGTTCGTCTagtatattttgtaatttcaaataaattattgaaataaatattctaaagcttttatcggatgattatgttaattattttaaacttgGACTCCAAGGTCAGTGGTTTTTCACTAGATGAACTGACACTATGATTGACACTGTACCTATTTTGACGGATGTGAGTCCGGCAATCTAGTTTTATAGTGCATGTTATTACTTTCATTGTTTTACATATTTCTAAGTACACTATAATGTGTAGGAAAACCTGGAGTAAAAGTTGCGTCGAAACGGATTCGTAAGAATCTTGGTAAAGATGCACGAAGACATCAGTCCTCCCAAATTAGAcaaaagaagagagaagaggTATTGCAACAGAAAAGGGATTTTGGTGGATCCCAGTCAGCACCTATTCTTGTATGCATTATCCCGTTGCAAGAAGACTTAGATACTCAGAATATATTATCAGTATTAACAAAAGCAGACGAGACTGCAGTTGTAACAAACAGTCCTTGCGGTATAACACATTTAAGGTATAACATCCAATTCATGAGTAATGTTAACAAAAATGTAAATGACTAATTATTAACTCCTTCTTTTAACAGCATACCTAGATTTAAACAGAGATTTTCTGTTATTGTACCACCAGTTGGCAATGTGTTCGCTACCTTGGATGCAGCAAAAATATCTACGACTATTCTTTTTGTTGCTTCTGCTATAAATCAGGATGATAAAAGCCCAAAACACGAGGTTCTTGATAATTGGGGCAGAGAAATTATTTTGCCTTGCGTTGCTCAAGGCTTGACTACTCCAGTAGTAGCACTTACAAACATGGAAAGTCTTCATATAAAGGTAAAACCAGTTTCTATGTAATTAGCAAACATGATTTTCATTATcataaattatcaattttcttGTAGAAACGTCAAGATTTTAAAAACTACATACAATCTGAAATTTCCAAATGGCTTCCAGAAGAAAAAATTTGTCCTTTGGACACTTCTACCGATGCTTTAAACGTATTAAGAAAAGTCGGTTCTCAGAAACAAAGGACCGTATCGTACAGGAGTAAGAGAGCACATTTATTGGCAGAAGAAATAAAGTTCAAGTGTAATGAAGTAGGTGTCCAGATAATTGCTATTCATAATAGTAAAAATATGAACTCttaatcaattataattttacttAGGACTCAACAGACCTTGGAACTCTCACAGTCTCAGGATACTTAAGAAATGTACCGTTATCAGTTAacagtataatacatatacCTGGATTTGGGGATTTTCAAATGTCTCAAATTGATGCTCCAGAGGACCCATACCCCATAGAAAAGAAAGCAAGGAAACATTGCAATAAAATGGACGAGGAACCATCTGTTAGGGTTCTCGAACGTGCTGATCCAAAGAAACAAgtaattatacaaataaaaatcaaaaagaTCGTTTAACCCTAATGGCTGATTAATTTCCCTAGGAATCTCTTGAAAGTGAAAACGTACCTGACCCTATGGATGCTGAACAAACTTGGCCCACAGAAGAAGAATTAGCTCAGGCTGGAGCTgcacagaaaaagaaaatcgtgAAAAGAGTTCCAAAGGGCACATCTGAATATCAAGCAGCTTGGATCCCTGACGAGGATGGAGGtactttttgttaaaaaattggaTTTGAATATCCtcaaaatatttctataattttacAGAGGAATTGAGCGAGTACTCGGATGAAGAATCGGAAGAAAAAATGTCTGTCGATATAAAATCTGAACCAGACAGTGATGCAGGGACAGAAGAAGACGAGGAGGAGTATGATACAATCACGATATCAGAAGCTCCTGATGAACAGCGATACGACCAAAATATTGATATGGTAGAGGAAAAGGAAgcaatagaaaaattgaaaggtGTGTTTGCTTGacataaacaatttttcttttttaattaatatcctTCAATTAATGATGTGACTTTATTTGCCTTCTAAATATAGAAGCAAAATTAGATGCACAGTTCCCTGATGAGGTTGATACACCCCAAGATATTTTGGCAAAACAGAGGTTCCAAAAAT containing:
- the LOC114877981 gene encoding probable 28S rRNA (cytosine(4447)-C(5))-methyltransferase; translation: MGRKAKFDETVVPKGPGRKAKKQGDPTFPKGVLVKEEKILSHRQKQRVKKRLSKKQNLKELQKKQKKAKDIVKKNNLKDNSKQLKKKKKPPNVVSFANDNESDENEQMQFDNDSNISDEETMENKKKSKSTKMKLMDSDVEDESDAADESDAAEDNKEYNGSDESDENEEMDQDEEEAVEDDDDLLPIEKANKRLKKKQQKEQKLAEEEMTDMMSQQFIFNFPTEEELENVTSLKDVQQRIKDVVMILSDFKRLRDVNRSRSEYMDLLRKDLCTYYSYNNFLMEKLMQIFPLDELLEFLEASEVQRPMTLRANTLRTRRRDLAEALINRGVNLDPIGKWTKIGLVVYSSQVPMGATPEYLAGHYILQGASSFLPVMALEPKENERILDMCAAPGGKSSHIAALMKNTGVLFSNDVNVERIKAVVGNFHRLGIVNSVVSTHDGRKLPSIIKGFDRVLLDAPCTGTGVVSKDPSVKTNKDEVDIQRCCTLQRELLLAAIDCANARSESGGIIVYSTCSILPEENEWVIDYALRKRDVKLIPTGLEFGTEGFTSYRQYRFHPSLKLTKRFYPHVHNMDGFFVAKLKKFSNIIQKKKVTEEESAVD
- the LOC114877980 gene encoding pre-rRNA-processing protein TSR1 homolog isoform X2; this translates as MGITKQEVHRPGSLKQTNKAHKTGRHRSKGSISSEVKGKPGVKVASKRIRKNLGKDARRHQSSQIRQKKREEVLQQKRDFGGSQSAPILVCIIPLQEDLDTQNILSVLTKADETAVVTNSPCGITHLSIPRFKQRFSVIVPPVGNVFATLDAAKISTTILFVASAINQDDKSPKHEVLDNWGREIILPCVAQGLTTPVVALTNMESLHIKKRQDFKNYIQSEISKWLPEEKICPLDTSTDALNVLRKVGSQKQRTVSYRSKRAHLLAEEIKFKCNEDSTDLGTLTVSGYLRNVPLSVNSIIHIPGFGDFQMSQIDAPEDPYPIEKKARKHCNKMDEEPSVRVLERADPKKQESLESENVPDPMDAEQTWPTEEELAQAGAAQKKKIVKRVPKGTSEYQAAWIPDEDGEELSEYSDEESEEKMSVDIKSEPDSDAGTEEDEEEYDTITISEAPDEQRYDQNIDMVEEKEAIEKLKEAKLDAQFPDEVDTPQDILAKQRFQKYRGLESFRTSPWDPKENLPSDYARIFQFENFDQTRKRIFKECQEIEGAMPGWYITIHITNVRRTLFTAFFTLENRPLVVFGLLPNEHKMSVLNVVLKHTNTLSIPIKSKERLIFQCGFRRFASRPIFSQHTNGNKHKYERYFQPESTIVASMFAPITFPPCPVLCYVEKLNGSLALVATGSVLSANPDRIVVKRVVLSGHPYKVHKRSAVIRFMFFHREDINWFKPVELRTKYGRRGHIKEPLGTHGHMKCVFNGQLKSQDTILMNLYKRVFPKWTYEPLLLTESSHEEQSMNVE
- the LOC114877980 gene encoding pre-rRNA-processing protein TSR1 homolog isoform X1 — translated: MLSAKDERLLQKGAIIALHKAGNSNVEIAKIAQCSVRTVQRYVVRYSVYGTEGLVDLRQLNRGKPGVKVASKRIRKNLGKDARRHQSSQIRQKKREEVLQQKRDFGGSQSAPILVCIIPLQEDLDTQNILSVLTKADETAVVTNSPCGITHLSIPRFKQRFSVIVPPVGNVFATLDAAKISTTILFVASAINQDDKSPKHEVLDNWGREIILPCVAQGLTTPVVALTNMESLHIKKRQDFKNYIQSEISKWLPEEKICPLDTSTDALNVLRKVGSQKQRTVSYRSKRAHLLAEEIKFKCNEDSTDLGTLTVSGYLRNVPLSVNSIIHIPGFGDFQMSQIDAPEDPYPIEKKARKHCNKMDEEPSVRVLERADPKKQESLESENVPDPMDAEQTWPTEEELAQAGAAQKKKIVKRVPKGTSEYQAAWIPDEDGEELSEYSDEESEEKMSVDIKSEPDSDAGTEEDEEEYDTITISEAPDEQRYDQNIDMVEEKEAIEKLKEAKLDAQFPDEVDTPQDILAKQRFQKYRGLESFRTSPWDPKENLPSDYARIFQFENFDQTRKRIFKECQEIEGAMPGWYITIHITNVRRTLFTAFFTLENRPLVVFGLLPNEHKMSVLNVVLKHTNTLSIPIKSKERLIFQCGFRRFASRPIFSQHTNGNKHKYERYFQPESTIVASMFAPITFPPCPVLCYVEKLNGSLALVATGSVLSANPDRIVVKRVVLSGHPYKVHKRSAVIRFMFFHREDINWFKPVELRTKYGRRGHIKEPLGTHGHMKCVFNGQLKSQDTILMNLYKRVFPKWTYEPLLLTESSHEEQSMNVE